The genomic segment TGCAGCCTCGCACGTATATAACGCCTGACATGGCCCGCTCTTGGAATATATCGGATAAATAGTGTAATTGCTGCAGCTTAATTGCATTAAACCCTCTTTTTCTTAGCGGTTCTCGGAAATCCCCCCTCATTATGACCCTTCTCTACTTTATGTATATGACTTCTTTTAATTGGAACTATATAAAAATTTTGCTATACTGACGTATGCTAGATTTATGCTCTATCAATTGAAATTCTATTTTTTCTACTTTTACTAGTATCCAATGAGAAGGAGGAAAACAAGTTATGTTCATAAAAAAAGTAGGAAAAACAGTTGCCGCCACCCTTCTTGCCTTATCCTTGATCGGTACTGCTCCAAATATCGGTGATGTCTATGCAGCGCCTGCAATATCGGTCACGCTGGATCATGTTCTCTTGCAATTTGATGCAGCGCCGCGGATAGACAAAGGGGTAACTTATGTCCCCTTCCGGACGGTTGGAGAGGCTCTTGGAATCCATATCACCTGGAACAGCAAGACACAAACGGTCAAAGCGGCAGGCAGTCTTAAAGGGAAAATAACGGAGGTACTTCTTCAAGTGGGGAGCACTACGGCTACCGTCAACGGAACAAAAGTGAAGCTGGCTGCAGCGCCGATTCAGCTAGAAGGCCGTGTGCTCATCCCGCTCAGTTCGTTCAGCAGCCAATTTGGTGTCGCTGTGGCCTGGAATCAAGCAACACGCACAGTTTCCCTTCTATCACCACAACGCGAAATGCATTTGAGAGCCTTCTATGCCCTGCAATCTTTTCAGGAAAGAGATTTGGTTTCATCGATGAATTCTGTAGCTTTTGGGTGGAGCCGCATCGATCGGGAAGGCCAGTTTACCCTGCAAGGTGACGAGTACCGATTGCCTGCTGCGGCAGGTGACATTACGCCTCAATCCATTGTGGCGGATGCAGCAAATCAGGACATCAAACCGTACCTTATGGTTTATGCTTTAGACGGGAACGGTGAACTAACCAAGGTTTTGAGTGACAGCAGCTTGCGCCAGAAGT from the Paenibacillus sp. BIHB 4019 genome contains:
- a CDS encoding stalk domain-containing protein, with protein sequence MFIKKVGKTVAATLLALSLIGTAPNIGDVYAAPAISVTLDHVLLQFDAAPRIDKGVTYVPFRTVGEALGIHITWNSKTQTVKAAGSLKGKITEVLLQVGSTTATVNGTKVKLAAAPIQLEGRVLIPLSSFSSQFGVAVAWNQATRTVSLLSPQREMHLRAFYALQSFQERDLVSSMNSVAFGWSRIDREGQFTLQGDEYRLPAAAGDITPQSIVADAANQDIKPYLMVYALDGNGELTKVLSDSSLRQKSIQGITDSVAENGFGGIVLDFEGLGYKLDALQQQKLLNDYVKQLKNSLPKDISLSLAVPPLNSAYKGYDYKTLASMADDLIIMAYQFNPIGTKSQVPEPNSLVDEAIQLALDAGAPKQKLLLGISLSSETPSSIKDKLGLAKRYDLKGAAFWRLGLFRAYNDQMESAVNTSVVKE